The Chitinophaga flava genome has a segment encoding these proteins:
- a CDS encoding helix-turn-helix domain-containing protein gives MAGNLPLRIKSIQQLLQLKGLPDTKHPLISVLNIAELKELPKPVDIVATTDCYFIGMSRFARACVKMKYGQQEYDFDKGVMNFIAPGQVFSFNADQVEEMNRSGWMLLLHPDFLWNHPLSLKIRQCEFFDYSVNEALFLSDSEEQTIHGLFKNIEQEYSTNIDKFSQGIIIPLIESLLGYSERFYQRQFITRKITHHGIVRQLEALLEKAFSQEALEENGIPTVKDISSQLNISPNYLSGLLKTLTGSSTQQHIQDKIIERAKERLMMTDLSVNEIAFELGFEYPQSFSKLFKTKMNISPLVFRKTSRF, from the coding sequence ATGGCCGGAAACCTTCCCCTGAGAATAAAAAGCATTCAGCAGCTATTGCAGCTGAAAGGCCTGCCTGATACCAAACATCCACTTATCAGCGTACTCAATATTGCTGAACTAAAGGAGCTACCTAAGCCGGTAGATATAGTGGCCACCACTGACTGCTATTTTATAGGTATGAGCAGATTTGCGCGGGCTTGCGTGAAAATGAAGTATGGACAGCAGGAATATGATTTTGATAAAGGGGTGATGAATTTTATAGCACCAGGACAGGTATTTAGCTTTAATGCCGATCAGGTGGAAGAAATGAATCGGTCCGGATGGATGCTGTTGCTCCATCCGGACTTTCTCTGGAACCATCCTCTTTCATTGAAGATAAGGCAATGTGAGTTTTTTGATTATTCAGTTAACGAAGCCCTGTTCCTCTCCGATAGTGAAGAGCAGACTATCCACGGATTGTTTAAGAATATTGAGCAGGAATATAGCACTAACATCGATAAATTCAGCCAGGGCATAATAATTCCGCTTATCGAATCCCTGTTGGGATATTCAGAGCGCTTTTACCAGCGGCAGTTCATTACCCGTAAGATCACCCACCATGGTATCGTAAGACAACTGGAAGCATTGCTGGAAAAGGCTTTTTCTCAGGAAGCACTGGAAGAAAACGGGATACCCACAGTAAAGGATATTTCCAGCCAGCTGAATATTTCACCTAATTATCTGAGCGGTCTGCTCAAAACACTTACTGGTAGCAGCACACAACAACACATACAAGATAAGATCATAGAGAGGGCAAAGGAAAGACTGATGATGACAGATCTGTCTGTAAATGAAATCGCTTTTGAACTGGGGTTTGAATATCCGCAGTCTTTTTCTAAATTATTCAAGACTAAAATGAATATTTCTCCACTGGTATTCAGAAAGACCAGCAGGTTTTAA
- a CDS encoding NmrA family NAD(P)-binding protein, with product MKIVLTGSLGNISKPLAEMLVKEGHQITLISTDPNKQARIQAIGAQPAIGSIQDLSFLIKTFTGADVVYCMNPLDFATRDLDAWDSNMDNYIQAIRETGVKRVIVLSGWISHLLTSIQPEKKFEALKEVSVTLVRPGPFYTNFYHLKDMIRHQGMIVSNYGGEDLIAFVAPEDIAAAITGEINTPAAAGLKVLYVASEELTCTQAAQIIGEAIGIPHLPWIALPGEQVKQTLEATGISPEVAGLLVEMQENMHNGKAQQDYYLNRPILGKRKLRDFAREYATWYHQN from the coding sequence ATGAAAATCGTACTTACCGGCTCGCTGGGGAATATCAGTAAACCACTTGCTGAAATGCTGGTGAAGGAAGGTCACCAGATCACTCTCATCAGTACAGATCCCAATAAACAGGCCCGGATACAGGCCATCGGTGCTCAACCAGCTATTGGCAGTATCCAGGACCTTTCTTTCCTTATTAAAACCTTTACAGGGGCAGATGTGGTTTACTGTATGAACCCACTGGATTTTGCAACACGAGACCTGGATGCATGGGACAGCAACATGGATAATTATATCCAGGCTATCAGGGAAACCGGCGTAAAGCGTGTAATAGTGCTCTCGGGGTGGATCTCTCACCTGCTGACTTCTATCCAGCCGGAGAAGAAGTTTGAGGCCCTTAAAGAAGTATCTGTTACCCTTGTGCGACCGGGACCTTTTTACACTAATTTCTATCATCTTAAAGATATGATCCGGCACCAGGGCATGATTGTATCCAATTATGGCGGAGAAGATCTGATAGCTTTTGTGGCTCCTGAAGACATCGCTGCTGCTATCACGGGAGAGATCAATACCCCGGCAGCTGCGGGCTTGAAAGTGTTATACGTGGCCAGCGAGGAACTTACCTGTACACAGGCAGCACAAATTATAGGAGAAGCCATTGGAATACCTCACCTCCCATGGATAGCACTTCCCGGCGAACAGGTAAAACAAACACTCGAAGCTACCGGCATATCACCTGAGGTGGCCGGATTATTGGTAGAAATGCAGGAAAATATGCATAATGGGAAAGCACAGCAGGATTATTACCTTAACAGACCTATATTAGGAAAACGAAAACTGCGGGATTTTGCCAGGGAATACGCTACCTGGTACCATCAAAACTAA